Sequence from the Ictalurus punctatus breed USDA103 chromosome 10, Coco_2.0, whole genome shotgun sequence genome:
GCTTCGTTCGCTTTGAAGCCACCGATCTCCATGGTGTATCTAGATCCAAGACTGTCCCTGCTTCCTTATTTCATGTAAATACTTCTCTATCTTCGTCCAGCTatgattcttttcttttttgattGAATAAAATTTAATAAGCATCGATGACGTTAAAATGATCATCGAAATATTCCGTTGTAAAAATGTATAGTATTGATTATTACTTTTCATTGGCATCACAGGAAAAAGCAGTTTATGGTGTGCCCATGCCTAGAAGCTACCTGGAGCTGACACTGAGCCCCAAGGAAAATGAGGTTGATCATCCAGTTGCTGCCAGTTTCAACAATGATATTCTTCTGATCCCTGATCTCTCCACCTTCCGGATCCTTCCTTGGGCTGAGCAGACTGCTCGTATCATTTGCGATCCTTGTACCATCACAGGGATCCCTCTGCGTACATCTCCTCGCTTTATTGCTAAGCTGATGCTGGGTCAGCTTCAAGCCATGGGATTCTCCATCCATTCTTCTTTCACATATGAATGCTGCATCTTTGGAGTGCCGGAGCGGATGGGCTCCAAGGTCATATTTTTCCCTGCTACTACTCTACTGAGTAATCACGACATGCCTTTCTTACAGCAACTGGTGAGAGGGATGTACCACATGGGCATCAGCGTGGATAGCTTTGCATCCGCCAGCGGTCCAGGACAAATGGAGATCTGCTTCAAGCCTACATTTGGGATTGAAACCGCCGACGGTGCCTTCACCTTTCGTACTGGAGTTAAAGAATTGGCCAGAAAGTGTGACTACATTGCCACCTTCCTTACTGATGAGACCATCTACAATTCTGGCTGCCTGTCCCACAGCCTATGGGATGCCAATGGCAGGAGAAATCTTTTCCATTCAGGCACTAGCGAGATGTCCGAGATTGGTAAGAAATGGCTTGGAGGTCTTCTCCACCACTCACCAGCTCTAAGCTGCCTGATGTCTCCAGGGATAGCCTACCAGACTCAAATTTCCAAAGGCAAGTGTTCAAAGAGCAAATTCTATGCCACGTGTGGCTGCAACGACAACAGTTGTGCTTTTAACGTGAAGCTTCACTCTGGGCAGGAGACCCACATTGAGAACAAGCTTGGCTCAGCAATGGCAAACCCTTACATAGTCTTGGCAGCTACCATCGCAGCTGGATTGGATGGTATCAAGCATAACCTCTGCGCAGAACAGTTCCTTAACAGGGCTCCAGTGCAGCAAAAACAGTTTCCCATACCTGTTAAACTGGAGGATGCTTTAGTGGCCCTGGGAGAAGACGGTGTGATTCGTGGGGCGCTGGGTGAGCCATTTGTGCGTTATTTCATTGCCATGAAACGCCTAGAGATTGAGACACAGGAGACTGATACAGACAGGAACAAAACCCTGGAATACTTCATCTAGAGATCATTTTCATGTGATGAACTGGTTTCCCTGTCGGAAGTCAGGTAGAATATAATGAGGTAAAAATCTTGTATTACTTCTGAGGAACGTAAAGGGTTAGGGGTGATGGAGGGGTAGTTTTGTCATAATCCACACCTAGAGTATATAGGTCTTGCGACTGTGACTACCAAGACACCGGAAAACACTATTGTTATCTTTGAAATGCGCCATCGTTTAAAGCCTATGAAGAGCCTTTATATAAAATGGGGGAGAAAAACACACCCCCAAGTTAAATTCTTACCTTAACGACAACACAAAActttataatagtatttattttCTACGAACCTTAGGCCCAGGCTCCACCACTCAGTGAGATATTCCAAATAAATGCTTTTACTTTCAACACATATATAAAGACGTTTCACCGTGCTTTCATCCTGCACGCATATTTATGTCCGTTACGGATTACAGGACAACCTTCTAAACACTTTAACCTTTGTAATCTTAAAccataagacaaaaatataccTCCCTGACGGGTTGCCTTTAACCGAATTACTCCGAATTAATCTACTGGGTGAACTGGCTAAGCAAGAAGTCATTTTATTAAGGACATTTTTCGCCGAGGACCATTTCCTGAagatataaagatataaaacGCAGCAGTGACCGATTCCTGATTTCTGATCCGAAGCTCCGCATAGAGCAAAATAACTGGGAATGCAACAGATGGAAGTTGATCACTGTTTTTATTGCCAAAACAAAGCATTACGAACTACAGAAGAAGAGGTGTATGGTGATGGCGTTCACAAACGTGGTGGTTGTTATTATCATAATGTTTTTGgattaaatgaatatttaaccACTTCCTTGACTTTTGTTACAACAGAGTCTGATATTAGAGTTCTAGTCTGATCTAATAAAATCTACCCAAACGCATTTCTGAAAGCTCTCATGCACATAGAACGTAGACTATGTTGATTTATAAGCCACCTCTATGAAAAATGACAAACTAACAAGGTTAACTTGATGCcaatattcttttattttggCCAATAAGTTAGCGATTGATAAACCACTTCTGTGGTCaaatttttcaaatattatcaAGCACTATACGTTTTTTTGCGATATCAATATCTAAATCATCCACTGGAAGTAACGTAACAGCTTCTTGTTTTACTTCTTGGTGGGCGTTGGGGACCTCATGAATCTGGGAGGAGTGGGGGACTTGGCACTCCTAGGTGGGGTGGGGGATTTGGGAGTCGGGGTAGGGGACTTTGCGGCTTGAGGTGGAGTTGGGGATTTAACAGACGGGGCTGGGGTAGGGGTCTTCACGGATGGTGCAGGAGTCTGGGGCTTTGAGGAGGGTGGTGCGGAGGACTTGGGTGCTGTGGTGGGTCTCGCCATCTGTCCCAACTTGGGTTCATGGATCTCCTCGCCCAGCTTGTACACACTGACGGTGATCTCCACAAACTCGCCGCCATACTTGTTCCGCACGTTGATGCTGTACTTGCCTGAATCATCCACCGTAACGGATTTAATGGTCAGGCTGGCAAACTTGCCGCTCTCGAAAGTGATCTGGTTGTGGTCGTCAGACACAACTTCCTGTTCGTTCTTGAACCAGGTGACCTCGGGCTTGGGGTCACCCCACACTGTACATGTCAAGTTCAGGGTCTGAAAAGTTGAGAGGTCAGAAAGATGTATTGTGAGGGCTGCGTGCGACTACTTTTGTTTACTTGAAACTTTATTAAGAACCCAAATGatgaaacaaacacaaaacatgatAGAATTCTTTAAGCCTGGGATTAGTTTTACTTTCCGATTAAAGTACAGGCCAGCTAAATATTACCTTGTACTCCATAATCGTGACGACGTCTGGCAGTCCACCCACTACTCTGCCACGGTCTACAGAGGACGAGAGGAGACATTTTAACATATGCATTCAGCTACACGCCTTACTCGGTGTCAAAACTGCATTGAtcgttacataaaaaaaaacgtgaGATATTTTTAAAGCGCTGAGTTGAAAAGACTGTAGAGTTGTACGACTACAACATGATGATAGTTTTGTCGTTCTGAGTTGCGCTCACTTTTCTCTGCAAATGCTGCGGCCCTGTAAAAAAGAAGCACGACTCGTTAGCAAAAACTgttcggtaaaaaaaaaaacgtatgtTATTGCTGCGTATTACTGTTTCACTTACTTGAGTCGCTGGAATTCAGCATAAGCATCATTGTATGCTGTTTTgataaggagaagaagaaaacaaaagacaCTAATACAACAATAAATCTTTTCTGCGTGAATATGTAATAATAAGGCAAATGAACAAAATACGCGATACCCAGATAACACAACACGACACCATATTAAACCGAGGAGATGGGAATAAAGCCCATGTAGGCATTCAAATAGGCATACATAGGCATTTTAAGTCATTCAATTAACAATGCATGACTTGCCTTGTCCAGAGAGGTCAAAGGATCGGGTGTGGGCAGTTTTGCCATCGTGAATCTCaatggtgtactggcccttCTCCCTATCAGTAGGCTCACAGATCTGCATCCAGGCCATTTCGGACGTGCCTCCGATCCTCATCCTCTCCGAAGAGGCGATTTTACTTTCCCTAAAAACGCGAAAAACAAGACTCAACACTACGATCCTAAAACTCAGCCATCGACAGCCATGGCTTATATTATGATCGGGGATTATATTTGCTCGATGCACTCAGTTGAATTGAACTCGGTTAACTGCGGGTATGAGCGTGCACTTGTAAGACTCTCGGATTAACGCAAAACGTGAGTACTTGTGGAACCAGCTGGTCTTCATTTCCTCTGTGTAGTATTTCATATAGCACTGCAGTCTGATGCCCTCTGGTGTGCACTGCAACATCAGTTCAGAGGCAGAGGAGCCTGCAACAACCAGGAACCGTATTTAGAAGCCCGACCCCGTTTTATACTCGAGTATATTCTCATTCTCCATACGCATGCTCATTCGGTAAGGAAGTGTGCAACAGCACAGCGATACCGAGAGTAGATCTCCTTTTCGGCACAAAACATTCTCAATggctttaaaatgacatttccaCAATACTAAAGTTCTATAGCTCCAAATATGgctttgtgtatatatatatatatatacaaaaaaaataataataagattacaGATTAATGcaagtaaatgaaataaaaatgaattaaaataggATAAAGGCTTAGCCTTAAGTATTAGTGCAGATGTGCGAGTAAAAGCTTTCGAATGCGGTCCGTGTACCAGAAACGTGGGCGATGGCGCTGATGATATCCTCAAATACTACacggagaaagaaaaaaaagaaaagaaaagaaaaggtgattAGATTATCCAGTGAAATACGAcagaaaataatgaacatactgtatatgataaAAGCATTACCTTGGCCAGAAATGTCATAAACAGAAGTATCCTTTCCACGATCATCGCTCAGCACTGCTTTGTAAATGCCCTGGTCTTTTCTGGAAAACTGTAAGATGGATTACAGTTATGTTCAAGCTTTAAGCTAAAACATtagaaattttatatatatatatatatatatatatatatatatatatatatatatatatatatatatatatatatatatatatatatacacacggataacattcaagaaaaaaaaaaaaaaagttgagttCGTTACCAAGGGGATAGGAAGCGCGCAGGATCCGGACATTGGGTTGGGTGCGGCATCGAGAGTGATTTCTTCGTCTTCTTTAAACCAGGTGAACGTGGTGTCTTTCCTCACGTTGGCCAGCTAGAACACGATCGCATAACATTCTTTGAGACCTCCGGTGCAGCACAGTATTCAAGACGGCGATGACGGTCACTCTTTACATTTATGCCACCGTGTACAGGCTTCAAATAATGTTCATATAAcacagattattaggtatgcttgcTGGATGACGTAGGTGGTCCTCTGCTGAACGTTTTTAATTTACCTTGCATACAAGCTTAACGGTGCACTCGTCATCCACATGGAAAGACAGGTACTCCGAGAAATGTGGGCCTGGGTAAGAGAAAGAGTGTTCAGTATGCGTTCAGTAGGAATGTTCCGCTATTACACGACTCTGCGATAAACTGCGGAGTGGGGTGTGTTTACTGTACGCATCGTTTATAACCTTGTTTCCTCAGGTGTTCTTTTCGCTGAAATTCAGCCTCCTTCAGTGCAGTCTTGAAGACTgaaaccaaacaaaccaaaacagtGTCACTCACTTAAACTGACGAGAACAAGAACGCAGTCGTAGCTGGACAATGCCATGTCTCACCATCTCCCACAAGCACCAGGGAGCTTTGGTTCTTGGCTTTTCCGTCATGGATCTGAAGGGTATACGTGCCCTCGTTGGCTCTGGTGAAGTGCTCAATTACCATCTGAATAACTCCAGTGGAAGCATTGTGGCTAACCTTTTGACCctaaactctcacacacacacacacacacacacacacacacacacacacacacacacacacacataatagcACTTAAAATATAATGAGACATTTGAGAAGGCACTGAACCAAGAGTTTGATCAGTGTTGAAGGATACCGCCGTTAGTACATGTTTATGTAGTGAATATGCGCTTTGTTCTTTTCAAGTAACACTCGGTCGCAGTGAGGAGGTCATGGTCATGCGCGGGACGTGCTCTCTACCTCGGAACTAGTGATCTCCTTATCGTTAACGATGAACCTGTAGGACGCAGCAGAGGACAGCTTCTTGGCCTGCAGCCAGAAACGCACATGACCCTTCTCGAGAACTTCGTAGTTCAGCTCTGTCTTCAGGGGAACAACTGAAATcccaaagaaaacaaacaagtcTTTGTGTGTACAAAGTAGGTGCTGTAAGTggggaacaacaacaacaacaacaacaacaattaaaacAGATATCTGTACTAACTTGGATGTCTGATGTTGTAGCTGAGGTCGAGCATTTTATTGAGTTCTAAAAAGGAGAGAATAAATCCGATTTAGAGGGACATTATACAAATCTGAAATGGGGGAAGACCAAGTCCTCAATTGGACCTCCGTCACATACCCTCCTCCTTGAGGCTGTAACTAGAGGACACTCCTTCTGTATCCGTCACAGCCACTGAGTAGAGACCCAGGTCGTCCTTCTCAGGGTTGATAAACGTCAGCTTGGAGCTGCAGGCAACACAGTTACACGGTTAGTTCTTACACCAGTAAGACCTGGATGCTTAATATAGTTAAGATGTGTAGCGCAACGCACGTTCTTCCGACAGCTGAGGCGGTGACTCTCTTGGATTCGGCGATTTCTTTGTAGGACTTGGACCAAACAAACTTGGAGTGCTCAGATGTCTCGCAAGCCTCGAAGGACAAGAAGATATCTCCAGTCTCCTCATCCACACCACAGACGATCTCCTTCGTACCTTAGAAACAGTCGCACACGAcgaataaaatatatttcaaggACGAGTACGCATCATGAACGAATGATGAACTTGAgcgttaaaaaaaaccctcctaaAACTATAATGAGTGAATTTGCTTTTAAACGATAGAAAGGCAAAGTTACCTGGCAgagctttaacacacacagcCTCAGACACGTCTGAGGCCCTTCCTTTACCCGAGGCATTCGCGGCACATACTTTAAACACATACGAAGCTCCTGTCTCCACACCGGTCACCTACATGACAAAACATAGCCAAACTGAggacatgtaaaaaaaattatgcaaatttTGAATCTGATGGTCGtgacacgtctcaaaaaaagttgggacgggcgcaacaaaaggctggagaagtaagtgttagtaaaaagaaacagctggaggaacatttcgcaactaattaggttaactggcaacaggtcagtaagatgactgggtataaaaagagtatcttagagaggcggagtctctcaaaagtaaagatgggatggaatctggatggaagcagatgttgctctaaaacctgtacatacctttcagcattgatgtcgcctttccagatgtgcaagccgCCCATCACATACGCACTCATGCACCATCAGCGACGCAGGCTtatgaactgagcgctgataattGGGTTTGTGCGTCAATTGACACAAGGGGAAatgtatttatacattttttttgctaGAGTGGGTGTGTACCTGTATTTTccgattttttttaatgacctgTTCACTCactgaggttgccagatttttcctTATTAGTGCATGAACGTTTCACTTGTGCATACGACACTACCTTGAAACCTTGCCTTGCCTTGAAGAACACATACCGTGCAAGGGGAGGAATAAAGCACGGTTTATATAAGGGAAACGAGAGCCTAAAGACGTATACTGGGAATAGATTGAGGTTGATGAACCGTGAGTCGTGGTGATTTGTCATCTTTGCAAGTTTGTCTCAAGCTGGAATCCACCCACATTAAGTGGCTGCCAGCCGAGAAAATAGCACCGGTGTATATATATCGGATCCTAATAATAACAGAGAGGCAGGCGGACCAAAATGAGtccaaataaaaacactgactcCTAACAACTATGATGATGACGATGTCGAAAATGTGAAGCTTACGGATgggttaaataaacaaaccaacaaataaataaataaaactgtggCTGCTGTTGGGAGCTGCAGCAGAGTCATGAATAATTCATACAATCATTTATTCCATAAGTTCATTTTTAGTTGTCCGTTACCTTCAAGTAACAACGGTTCACGGCCTCAGCATTGACTGCCACAAAGTCAGAGGATCCCTTCTTGGCCATTTCCAGAAAGTAACCCGTGATAGGACTGGCCCCAGTGTAGACTGGAGCCTTCCACCGCACCAGGAGCGAATCATCTCGCACCTCCCAGAAACTGATGTCATATGCAGGGCCTGCAGGTGTGAAACAGTGTAAGGAAACACCTAAGGAGGAAACTAACCTGTTCTAACTGGTAGCTCATATTCTAAaccaattacatttttttttataaagatgcTCTTTTACTTAAAAGTCGCAGTCGaccctgtaaaaaaaacaaaacaagaaaaaaaatgaacgaATGCTACGCGTGCTTTTGCTCATCGCTCATCGGGATAACGACAGATATTCAAATCATTGTGTTGCTTTATTAATCGAGCACTTTACCATTACTGTACTATTATTACCAGTCTTCGATCAATTACTCTCAATATGTGGATATGTCTGTCCGTATTCTGATTGGACAGGCCACGGATACTCACCAGGCTCAGGCATGGTCCAGGCCTCACAGGCGAATGGCACGCTGGGCTCAGATGCCAGACCGACACCGGCCATGTTTCCAGCTTGAACTTTAAACTCGTAGAAGTTTCCAGCGGTCAGATTCTCCACCTGTGTGTCGAGTAAAACAGAAGCATATTCACAGAGATGCATTGCGCACAGTGTATATACGCCATCAATCTTCTAGTAGCCATGTTTTGACTGGATATCAGCTAACCACACCGTGAAAATACCCACGCCCGAGACGACATCTTCCGAATATGCTTCATAATATGTCAGAACTGCTTACCTTATAAACCCTGCTAGTGGCAGGTCTTGAGCTGACCTCCTTCCACAGCACAGAGTCCGCTTCCCGTTTGTCCAGGAAGTACGACGTGATCCTGCTTCCACCGGTGTGTTTAGGGCGTTTCCAGGCGAGGGTCATGGAGGCTCCGTCGCAGCTGAGCAGAGTGATGGCGTACGGGGCAGAGGGCACCGCTGAAAAGCAACGAGACCGAGTTAAGCGACGGGACGCATGTCTGTTACGTGATTGGACTGCTGGATCAGAAAACTTGAACCGCAACGAGGTGCTTGATTCTAGATAGCATTCAAGGGTACAAGCATGGACTTGAGTCCACATCCACACCTTAAAACCGTGTGTGAATCATGTCAGTGGAGAGACAGTCGAtaataatcaatcaataaatgaaaACGTGGGGTTATTGAATGGTAAAGAAAAGCTGACTGGAGAGTGAGTTTAGTTGTGCTGTTGAGGAACGCATATAAAACTCACATACCATAGTCCactcctctctctgtgtgagaCAACAGAAGAATCGATCGAATTCATCTCTCATTCCACAACAGCATAGTTTGCATTGAGAGTGATACAGGAATCTGCGTTAATACAGTTgcgctcataaatttacacacccctcGCAGAACCTGCTAAATGTTaacaattgtttttaaaaataagaaggaTCGTCCGcgttgcatttatttatttatttatttgaatttagtTCTACCCTGAATGAGCTATTTCGCGTAACAggtgtttacatctagtccacgagacaagataatagctgaatttacacacatgaaccagttcaaaagtttacacacgcttgattcttaatcccgtgtgtggttacctggatgatccacgtctgtgtttatgttctgtgagagttcttcacgagtcccttgtctgtcctgagcagttaaactgcccaccgTTCcatcagaaaaatcctccaggtcctgcacgttctttccttttccagcatcttctgcatgttTAACCCCTTTCTAACTAtcgctatatgatgttgagatccgtcttttcacaccgaggacgaccgagggactcgtacacgactactacataaggtgcaaacgttcaccgatgctcaagaaggcgacacgatacattaagaaccaggggggtgtaaacttttgaacaggaggATCGGTGTAAACTCTTATTAATTTTTCCATTTAGCACTGCCCTtaagaagctacataagatatctacagaagacaaaataatttaaaatgaaagaatttacaccaatcataccgtctcacttattattattatttatatttttttaaattatgaacattttgcagattctgcacgggggggggggggggggggggggtgtgtgtgtgtacatttatgagtacaactgtacatacatacatacatacatacatacatacagtatacaataaCAAACCGCCATCGATAATCTAATAATCCACATGAAAACATCtgctttactgttttttttagcatgtaTTTGCATTGGGTGCAACTTAACCAGTAGCAGATGAACATAAATGAAGAATATAACCCAAAGAAATCTGGCTACATGCTTACCAAGAGCAGCGTCAATGAAGAGTGGAGTGGACTCCTGAGACTCTTCACTCAGACCATAGGCATTCACTGCCTGGACACGGAATATATACGTATCACCAGGAGTCAGGCCATGGACCACAAACCTGTCCAGATACATATTTAACCTTAGTTTACACTTTTAAAGAAGCGAGGCGTGTGAGAAAAACaaatccgtgtgtgtgtgtgtgtataaagataTTACCTGGTGTGCTTGTAGGGTCTGTGA
This genomic interval carries:
- the myom2a gene encoding M-protein, striated muscle isoform X7 encodes the protein MPTRAMPFYQKTQTRVGHQYSSSKQQISSRKSSTKSTKKEQVEATEVMAEPAYTVPAFRTRQPEGMEEYQRVSSHLERNLTSLQEELHRMRVSTHEQVLNIEITNEVRAMKYIRKELPIEIPKVPDFLLGLRSHTVWEKTPVKLFCTVSGTPTPIVQWYKSGVPVDPLSAPGKYKIENKYGVHSLIISRCTIADSAVYSAVATSSQGKAISKATVCVRRPSGAAESSYLPGQAPLPFDIQRSKLEVTLLERFGVTFGTEGESLTLVANMVVVPDLPNLPPEVMWYRDDTLLTPSRWAEMYVGGGAAKLTLPHLNKDDEGLYTLRVWTKDGTTEHSAYLFVKDAAPSVAGAPGAPMDVTVSDASKDYVLVSWKPPNTTNEPLITGYFVDRRKSGTKDWVQCNSTPVKVCKLPVDGLTEGDSYHFRVRAVNSAGISLPSRMSSGVTAADVESDVEGVPSAPGKVFASRNTKTSAFVQWDPPKQGKNLMGYYVDCCVVGSKTWAPCNHRPYKHTRFVVHGLTPGDTYIFRVQAVNAYGLSEESQESTPLFIDAALERGVDYAVPSAPYAITLLSCDGASMTLAWKRPKHTGGSRITSYFLDKREADSVLWKEVSSRPATSRVYKVENLTAGNFYEFKVQAGNMAGVGLASEPSVPFACEAWTMPEPGPAYDISFWEVRDDSLLVRWKAPVYTGASPITGYFLEMAKKGSSDFVAVNAEAVNRCYLKVTGVETGASYVFKVCAANASGKGRASDVSEAVCVKALPGTKEIVCGVDEETGDIFLSFEACETSEHSKFVWSKSYKEIAESKRVTASAVGRTSKLTFINPEKDDLGLYSVAVTDTEGVSSSYSLKEEELNKMLDLSYNIRHPIVPLKTELNYEVLEKGHVRFWLQAKKLSSAASYRFIVNDKEITSSEGQKVSHNASTGVIQMVIEHFTRANEGTYTLQIHDGKAKNQSSLVLVGDVFKTALKEAEFQRKEHLRKQGPHFSEYLSFHVDDECTVKLVCKLANVRKDTTFTWFKEDEEITLDAAPNPMSGSCALPIPLFSRKDQGIYKAVLSDDRGKDTSVYDISGQVFEDIISAIAHVSGSSASELMLQCTPEGIRLQCYMKYYTEEMKTSWFHKESKIASSERMRIGGTSEMAWMQICEPTDREKGQYTIEIHDGKTAHTRSFDLSGQAYNDAYAEFQRLKAAAFAEKNRGRVVGGLPDVVTIMEYKTLNLTCTVWGDPKPEVTWFKNEQEVVSDDHNQITFESGKFASLTIKSVTVDDSGKYSINVRNKYGGEFVEITVSVYKLGEEIHEPKLGQMARPTTAPKSSAPPSSKPQTPAPSVKTPTPAPSVKSPTPPQAAKSPTPTPKSPTPPRSAKSPTPPRFMRSPTPTKK
- the myom2a gene encoding myomesin-2 isoform X3 translates to MPTRAMPFYQKTQTRVGHQYSSSKQQISSRKSSTKSTKKEQVEATEVMAEPAYTVPAFRTRQPEGMEEYQRVSSHLERNLTSLQEELHRMRVSTHEQVLNIEITNEVRAMKYIRKELPIEIPKVPDFLLGLRSHTVWEKTPVKLFCTVSGTPTPIVQWYKSGVPVDPLSAPGKYKIENKYGVHSLIISRCTIADSAVYSAVATSSQGKAISKATVCVRRPSGAAESSYLPGQAPLPFDIQRSKLEVTLLERFGVTFGTEGESLTLVANMVVVPDLPNLPPEVMWYRDDTLLTPSRWAEMYVGGGAAKLTLPHLNKDDEGLYTLRVWTKDGTTEHSAYLFVKDAAPSVAGAPGAPMDVTVSDASKDYVLVSWKPPNTTNEPLITGYFVDRRKSGTKDWVQCNSTPVKVCKLPVDGLTEGDSYHFRVRAVNSAGISLPSRMSSGVTAADVESDVEVIKIQGKYDIAIRQEELQGAYVTLPEPPTDVHATEINHTYIVLSWKPPIPRGRATVWYLIEKSLGDSNSWQRVNTGVQIRSPRYPLYDLEATKAYRFRVITVNKYGPSEPSEPSALIQKADAYGVPSAPGKVFASRNTKTSAFVQWDPPKQGKNLMGYYVDCCVVGSKTWAPCNHRPYKHTRFVVHGLTPGDTYIFRVQAVNAYGLSEESQESTPLFIDAALERGVDYAVPSAPYAITLLSCDGASMTLAWKRPKHTGGSRITSYFLDKREADSVLWKEVSSRPATSRVYKVENLTAGNFYEFKVQAGNMAGVGLASEPSVPFACEAWTMPEPGPAYDISFWEVRDDSLLVRWKAPVYTGASPITGYFLEMAKKGSSDFVAVNAEAVNRCYLKVTGVETGASYVFKVCAANASGKGRASDVSEAVCVKALPGTKEIVCGVDEETGDIFLSFEACETSEHSKFVWSKSYKEIAESKRVTASAVGRTSKLTFINPEKDDLGLYSVAVTDTEGVSSSYSLKEEELNKMLDLSYNIRHPIVPLKTELNYEVLEKGHVRFWLQAKKLSSAASYRFIVNDKEITSSEGQKVSHNASTGVIQMVIEHFTRANEGTYTLQIHDGKAKNQSSLVLVGDVFKTALKEAEFQRKEHLRKQGPHFSEYLSFHVDDECTVKLVCKLANVRKDTTFTWFKEDEEITLDAAPNPMSGSCALPIPLFSRKDQGIYKAVLSDDRGKDTSVYDISGQVFEDIISAIAHVSGSSASELMLQCTPEGIRLQCYMKYYTEEMKTSWFHKESKIASSERMRIGGTSEMAWMQICEPTDREKGQYTIEIHDGKTAHTRSFDLSGQAYNDAYAEFQRLKAAAFAEKNRGRVVGGLPDVVTIMEYKTLNLTCTVWGDPKPEVTWFKNEQEVVSDDHNQITFESGKFASLTIKSVTVDDSGKYSINVRNKYGGEFVEITVSVYKLGEEIHEPKLGQMARPTTAPKSSAPPSSKPQTPAPSVKTPTPAPSVKSPTPPQAAKSPTPTPKSPTPPRSAKSPTPPRFMRSPTPTKK
- the myom2a gene encoding myomesin-2 isoform X1, with protein sequence MPTRAMPFYQKTQTRVGHQYSSSKQQISSRKSSTKSTKKEQVEATEVMAEPAYTVPAFRTRQPEGMEEYQRVSSHLERNLTSLQEELHRMRVSTHEQVLNIEITNEVRAMKYIRKELPIEIPKVPDFLLGLRSHTVWEKTPVKLFCTVSGTPTPIVQWYKSGVPVDPLSAPGKYKIENKYGVHSLIISRCTIADSAVYSAVATSSQGKAISKATVCVRRPSGAAESSYLPGQAPLPFDIQRSKLEVTLLERFGVTFGTEGESLTLVANMVVVPDLPNLPPEVMWYRDDTLLTPSRWAEMYVGGGAAKLTLPHLNKDDEGLYTLRVWTKDGTTEHSAYLFVKDAAPSVAGAPGAPMDVTVSDASKDYVLVSWKPPNTTNEPLITGYFVDRRKSGTKDWVQCNSTPVKVCKLPVDGLTEGDSYHFRVRAVNSAGISLPSRMSSGVTAADVESDVEVIKIQGKYDIAIRQEELQGAYVTLPEPPTDVHATEINHTYIVLSWKPPIPRGRATVWYLIEKSLGDSNSWQRVNTGVQIRSPRYPLYDLEATKAYRFRVITVNKYGPSEPSEPSALIQKADAYGCAPSTGVPSAPGKVFASRNTKTSAFVQWDPPKQGKNLMGYYVDCCVVGSKTWAPCNHRPYKHTRFVVHGLTPGDTYIFRVQAVNAYGLSEESQESTPLFIDAALERGVDYAVPSAPYAITLLSCDGASMTLAWKRPKHTGGSRITSYFLDKREADSVLWKEVSSRPATSRVYKVENLTAGNFYEFKVQAGNMAGVGLASEPSVPFACEAWTMPEPGPAYDISFWEVRDDSLLVRWKAPVYTGASPITGYFLEMAKKGSSDFVAVNAEAVNRCYLKVTGVETGASYVFKVCAANASGKGRASDVSEAVCVKALPGTKEIVCGVDEETGDIFLSFEACETSEHSKFVWSKSYKEIAESKRVTASAVGRTSKLTFINPEKDDLGLYSVAVTDTEGVSSSYSLKEEELNKMLDLSYNIRHPIVPLKTELNYEVLEKGHVRFWLQAKKLSSAASYRFIVNDKEITSSEGQKVSHNASTGVIQMVIEHFTRANEGTYTLQIHDGKAKNQSSLVLVGDVFKTALKEAEFQRKEHLRKQGPHFSEYLSFHVDDECTVKLVCKLANVRKDTTFTWFKEDEEITLDAAPNPMSGSCALPIPLFSRKDQGIYKAVLSDDRGKDTSVYDISGQVFEDIISAIAHVSGSSASELMLQCTPEGIRLQCYMKYYTEEMKTSWFHKESKIASSERMRIGGTSEMAWMQICEPTDREKGQYTIEIHDGKTAHTRSFDLSGQAYNDAYAEFQRLKAAAFAEKNRGRVVGGLPDVVTIMEYKTLNLTCTVWGDPKPEVTWFKNEQEVVSDDHNQITFESGKFASLTIKSVTVDDSGKYSINVRNKYGGEFVEITVSVYKLGEEIHEPKLGQMARPTTAPKSSAPPSSKPQTPAPSVKTPTPAPSVKSPTPPQAAKSPTPTPKSPTPPRSAKSPTPPRFMRSPTPTKK